In the genome of Streptomyces sp. NBC_00190, one region contains:
- a CDS encoding sensor histidine kinase: MTGAVVAVLAVAGAVLLLGGGWAAGRRHARRGERAAGLDLGTPVERATFHTLHTASLAAPPLRAGLTEDAARKAARRLRSLLGTEALCLTDRESVLAWDGPGADHHERRAMARVAVMLASGRSQSVRTECQRPDCPLKWAVVAPLTGEDGMLGALVAYGSRESAVLVRAATEVARWVSVQLELSELDRSRTRLMEAEIKALRAQISPHFIFNSLAAIASFVRTDPERARDLLLEFADFTRYSFRRHGDFTTLAEELRSVEQYLALAGARFGDRLKVTLQVAPEVLPVALPFLCLQPLVENAVKHGLEDSPRDCRITITARDAGAEAVITVEDNGVGMDPALLRRILAGEHRGSSSGVGLPNVDERIRQVYGDAYGPVIETGVGAGMKVTVRIPKYRAGVHSSPPGHPPHRY, translated from the coding sequence GTGACGGGGGCGGTGGTCGCGGTGCTGGCGGTGGCGGGCGCGGTCCTGCTGCTGGGCGGGGGCTGGGCGGCGGGCCGCCGGCACGCCCGGCGCGGTGAGCGGGCCGCCGGCCTCGATCTCGGGACCCCGGTGGAGCGGGCCACCTTCCACACCCTGCACACGGCTTCGCTCGCCGCTCCCCCGCTGCGCGCCGGGCTGACCGAGGACGCCGCCCGCAAGGCCGCCCGGCGGCTGCGGTCACTGCTGGGCACGGAGGCGCTGTGCCTGACCGACCGGGAGTCGGTGCTGGCGTGGGACGGTCCGGGCGCCGACCACCACGAGCGGCGGGCGATGGCCCGGGTGGCGGTGATGCTGGCGTCGGGGCGGAGCCAGAGCGTGCGGACCGAGTGCCAGCGGCCGGACTGTCCGCTGAAGTGGGCGGTGGTGGCCCCGCTCACGGGCGAGGACGGGATGCTCGGCGCGCTGGTGGCCTACGGGTCGCGGGAGTCGGCGGTGCTGGTGCGGGCGGCGACGGAGGTCGCGCGGTGGGTGTCCGTACAGCTGGAGCTCTCGGAGCTGGACCGGTCGCGGACCCGGCTGATGGAGGCGGAGATCAAGGCGCTGCGGGCGCAGATCTCCCCGCATTTCATCTTCAACTCACTCGCCGCGATCGCCTCGTTCGTCCGGACGGATCCGGAGCGGGCCCGGGACCTGCTGCTGGAGTTCGCAGACTTCACCCGGTACTCCTTCCGGCGGCACGGTGATTTCACCACGCTCGCCGAGGAGTTGCGGTCCGTCGAGCAGTATCTGGCGCTGGCCGGAGCCCGGTTCGGGGACCGGCTGAAGGTCACCCTGCAGGTGGCACCGGAGGTGCTGCCCGTGGCGCTGCCGTTCCTGTGCCTCCAGCCGCTGGTGGAGAACGCCGTCAAGCACGGACTGGAGGACTCCCCGCGGGACTGCCGGATCACGATCACCGCGCGGGACGCGGGTGCGGAGGCGGTGATCACGGTGGAGGACAACGGCGTCGGGATGGATCCGGCCCTGCTGCGCCGGATCCTGGCCGGGGAGCACCGGGGTTCCTCGTCCGGCGTCGGGCTGCCCAACGTCGACGAGCGGATCCGGCAGGTGTACGGGGACGCGTACGGGCCGGTGATCGAGACGGGCGTCGGAGCCGGCATGAAGGTCACCGTGCGCATACCCAAGTACCGTGCGGGTGTGCACAGTTCACCGCCGGGCCACCCGCCTCACCGGTACTGA
- a CDS encoding ATP-binding protein, translating into MRVGREQQRDELREWVRGGAHGGGAHGACLMVEGEPGAGRTAFVREALVLAAALGCRVRYAAADALAADLPLRAALDCVHPSGPARAAVVALLREAERAAAPGGALLAAMDLLVAGVEEWCAQRPLLLVLDDLHWADTASLLLWRRLARTAAAGRLPLLLAATRRPLPRRPGAQRPCAAPHGHTVRLEPLTAAESAELVHGLLGAPPGPRLREAAEQAGGNPRLLRDLLAQWSGLVRVEGGCAELSVAVAELPPPPASLAHGPDFLSGPARTTLRHAALLGPAFTARELALVQARPARELLADLEEPLLAGLLEDIGDRLRFRHPALRRALYAQTPGALRTALHQDAARAFAEAGLAPARIAGQLLCAGRLSPWAVRWLAASAPALIAEAPGVAAELLERAVAQGDPRERETLEALEEQLADAALMLRRTESAALLDALRARTTDADRRAAVDFKLVSALMIQGDMDRSLAVTERALAEEFPSAVWRLRLEACRVLALADLHRPAEAFALAGPVVAGARRLGDPLCAAEAHHAMSFALFHLGRGRDSLHHVAEGIAYARRSPAANDMRLLLLANQAEGHLRFDEPETVAAALREARELAAATGSTGRLVVTEARLAEFHYRLGDWDEAVSGVARARALPVSDGWLPVVVHGLRALVLGHRDEREAAGAELAELPADAFGTPAARRYASHVLLARALLAERDGRPADALRALLPELADDARDAVSYERPWVLSEIVRLALESAQTGTAREAVAACGRVAAALPGYPGPALALLRCRGLFAQDPELLAQAVAHGERGGWPLVLGHTLEDLAVARAWHGDLAGSRSALTRAVAAYEDLGARWDIARADARLRSLGVRRGSRSARRRPANGWEALTPAELKVALLVAQGRSNPEIASALFLSRRTVQTHVSHILAKLQVRSRAAVAAQAAARPEGAPGP; encoded by the coding sequence GTGCGGGTCGGACGGGAACAGCAGCGTGACGAGTTACGGGAATGGGTGCGCGGGGGTGCGCACGGCGGCGGCGCTCACGGGGCCTGCCTGATGGTGGAGGGCGAGCCCGGCGCGGGCCGGACCGCCTTCGTACGGGAGGCACTGGTGCTGGCGGCGGCGCTGGGCTGCCGGGTGCGGTACGCGGCGGCCGACGCGCTCGCGGCGGACCTGCCGCTGCGTGCCGCACTGGACTGCGTGCACCCTTCGGGCCCGGCCCGGGCCGCCGTCGTCGCGCTGCTGCGGGAGGCCGAGCGGGCGGCGGCACCCGGCGGCGCCCTGCTGGCGGCGATGGACCTGCTGGTGGCCGGGGTCGAGGAGTGGTGCGCGCAGCGGCCGCTGCTGCTGGTACTGGACGACCTGCACTGGGCGGATACGGCCAGTCTGCTCCTGTGGCGGCGCCTGGCCCGCACGGCGGCGGCAGGGCGGCTCCCGCTGCTGCTGGCGGCGACCAGGCGGCCGCTGCCCCGCCGGCCCGGGGCGCAGCGGCCGTGCGCGGCGCCACATGGACACACGGTCCGGCTGGAGCCGCTGACCGCGGCGGAGTCGGCCGAGCTGGTCCACGGCTTGCTGGGGGCGCCGCCCGGGCCGCGGCTGCGGGAGGCGGCGGAGCAGGCGGGCGGCAATCCCCGGTTGCTGCGGGACCTGCTCGCCCAGTGGTCCGGGCTCGTCCGGGTCGAGGGCGGCTGCGCCGAACTGTCCGTTGCGGTGGCCGAGTTGCCGCCGCCGCCCGCTTCCCTGGCGCACGGGCCCGACTTCCTCTCCGGCCCGGCGCGCACCACCCTGCGGCATGCGGCGCTGCTGGGCCCGGCGTTCACCGCGCGCGAGCTGGCCCTCGTACAGGCCAGGCCCGCACGGGAGTTGCTCGCGGATCTGGAGGAGCCGCTGCTGGCGGGGCTGCTGGAGGACATCGGGGACCGGCTGCGCTTTCGCCATCCGGCGCTGCGGCGGGCGCTGTACGCGCAGACGCCGGGGGCCCTGCGCACGGCCCTGCATCAGGACGCCGCGCGGGCCTTCGCCGAGGCGGGGCTGGCCCCGGCCCGGATCGCCGGGCAGCTGCTGTGCGCCGGCCGGCTGAGCCCCTGGGCGGTGCGCTGGCTCGCCGCTTCGGCGCCGGCGCTGATCGCCGAGGCCCCGGGCGTCGCGGCCGAGCTGCTGGAGCGGGCCGTGGCACAGGGCGATCCGCGGGAGCGGGAGACCCTGGAGGCACTGGAGGAGCAGCTGGCGGACGCGGCACTGATGCTGCGGCGAACGGAGTCCGCGGCCCTCCTCGACGCGCTGCGGGCCCGGACCACGGATGCCGACCGGCGGGCGGCGGTGGACTTCAAGCTGGTCTCGGCGCTGATGATCCAGGGGGACATGGACCGTTCCCTGGCGGTGACCGAGCGGGCCCTGGCGGAGGAGTTCCCCTCGGCCGTCTGGCGGCTTCGGCTGGAGGCCTGCCGGGTGCTGGCGCTGGCCGATCTGCACCGGCCGGCCGAGGCGTTCGCGCTGGCCGGGCCGGTGGTGGCGGGCGCTCGGCGGCTGGGCGATCCGCTGTGCGCGGCGGAGGCCCATCACGCGATGTCGTTCGCGCTGTTCCACCTGGGGCGCGGCCGGGACTCGCTGCACCACGTCGCGGAGGGGATCGCGTACGCGCGGCGCAGTCCGGCGGCCAACGACATGCGGCTGCTGCTGCTGGCGAACCAGGCGGAGGGCCACCTGCGCTTCGACGAGCCGGAGACCGTGGCGGCGGCCCTGCGGGAGGCGCGGGAGCTGGCGGCCGCGACCGGCTCGACGGGGCGGCTGGTGGTGACCGAGGCCCGGCTCGCCGAGTTCCACTACCGGCTCGGTGACTGGGACGAAGCCGTGTCCGGCGTGGCCAGGGCGCGTGCGCTGCCGGTGTCCGACGGATGGCTTCCGGTGGTGGTGCACGGGCTGCGGGCGCTGGTACTGGGCCACCGCGACGAGCGGGAGGCGGCGGGCGCGGAGCTCGCGGAGCTGCCGGCCGACGCCTTCGGTACGCCCGCGGCACGCCGGTACGCCTCCCACGTGCTGCTGGCCCGGGCCCTGTTGGCGGAGCGGGACGGCCGCCCGGCCGACGCGCTGCGCGCGCTGCTGCCCGAGCTGGCCGATGACGCGCGGGACGCGGTGTCGTACGAGCGCCCCTGGGTGCTGTCGGAGATCGTCCGGCTCGCCCTGGAGAGCGCGCAGACGGGTACGGCGCGGGAGGCGGTGGCGGCGTGCGGGCGCGTGGCGGCGGCGCTGCCCGGCTACCCGGGTCCGGCGCTGGCCCTGCTGCGCTGCCGGGGCCTGTTCGCGCAGGATCCGGAGCTGCTGGCGCAGGCCGTGGCGCACGGGGAGCGCGGCGGGTGGCCGCTGGTGCTGGGTCACACCCTGGAGGACCTGGCGGTGGCCCGGGCCTGGCACGGCGATCTGGCGGGGTCCCGGTCGGCGCTGACGCGCGCGGTTGCGGCGTACGAGGACCTGGGCGCCCGGTGGGACATCGCCCGGGCCGATGCCCGGCTGCGGAGCCTGGGGGTGCGCCGCGGCAGCCGGTCGGCGCGGCGGCGGCCGGCGAACGGCTGGGAGGCGCTGACCCCGGCCGAGCTGAAGGTGGCGCTGCTGGTGGCGCAGGGCCGTTCGAATCCGGAGATCGCGAGCGCGCTGTTCCTGTCGCGCAGGACGGTGCAGACGCACGTGTCGCACATCCTGGCCAAGCTCCAGGTCCGCTCCCGTGCGGCGGTGGCGGCTCAGGCGGCGGCCCGTCCCGAGGGTGCGCCGGGTCCGTAG
- a CDS encoding sodium/solute symporter translates to MNQTYALTAVTVVVLVTVLVGALGLRISRTTSDFYVASRTVGPRLNAAAISGEYLSAASFLGVAGLVLLQGPQMLWYPVGYTAGYLVLLVLVAAPLRRSGAYTLPDFAEARLESQAVRRIAVLFVIGVGWLYLLPQLQGAGLTLAILTGAPHWVGGVVVAVVVSAAVAAGGMRSITFVQAFQYWLKLTALLVPAFFLVAAWAGDGAPRASFDAPAVFREHTAVTLAEDVRLSVEAPLTVTVTGQVDGRTYEAAPVTLAAGQHSVRARARLEFSPDTPVPDTRAEAGLGVSSWSEPLSGDRREYRLYATYGLILATFLGTMGLPHVAVRFYTSPNGRAARRTTLVVLGLVGVFYLLPPVYGALGRIYAPELALTGDADAAVLVLPERMLGGPLGDLLGALLAGGAFAAFLSTASGLTMAVAGVLHQDLLPARGVRSFRFAVLLAILVPLGGSVLARDVPVADAVGLAFAVSASSFCPLLVLGIWWPRLTPPGAVAGLVTGGGAALSAVLATRGGLAPAGWMHTLLAWPAAWSVPLGFLTMVLVSLGTRSRIPGGTAATLARLHLPEDVAGDRTAGAR, encoded by the coding sequence GTGAACCAGACGTACGCGCTGACCGCGGTCACCGTCGTCGTACTGGTCACGGTCCTGGTCGGCGCCCTGGGGCTGCGGATATCCCGGACCACCTCCGACTTCTACGTCGCCTCGCGCACGGTCGGGCCCCGCCTGAACGCGGCGGCCATCAGCGGGGAGTACCTCTCCGCCGCGTCCTTCCTCGGGGTGGCCGGGCTGGTGCTGCTCCAGGGTCCGCAGATGCTCTGGTATCCGGTGGGCTACACCGCCGGGTACCTGGTGCTGCTCGTGCTGGTGGCGGCCCCGCTGCGCCGATCGGGCGCGTACACGCTGCCGGACTTCGCCGAGGCCCGGCTCGAGTCCCAGGCGGTGCGCCGGATCGCGGTGCTCTTCGTCATCGGGGTCGGCTGGCTGTACCTGCTGCCGCAGCTGCAGGGCGCGGGGCTGACCCTGGCGATCCTGACCGGAGCCCCGCACTGGGTGGGCGGGGTGGTCGTCGCCGTCGTGGTGAGCGCCGCCGTGGCCGCCGGCGGGATGCGCAGCATCACCTTCGTGCAGGCCTTCCAGTACTGGCTCAAGCTCACCGCCCTGCTGGTCCCGGCCTTCTTCCTGGTCGCCGCGTGGGCCGGGGACGGTGCGCCGCGGGCCTCCTTCGACGCCCCGGCCGTCTTCCGCGAGCACACCGCCGTCACGCTGGCCGAGGACGTACGGCTGTCGGTGGAGGCGCCGCTCACGGTGACGGTGACCGGGCAGGTGGACGGGCGGACGTACGAGGCCGCCCCGGTGACCCTGGCCGCCGGACAGCACTCCGTACGGGCCCGCGCGCGGCTGGAGTTCAGCCCGGACACGCCCGTCCCCGACACCCGGGCGGAGGCGGGCCTCGGGGTGTCCAGCTGGTCGGAGCCGCTGTCCGGGGACCGCCGGGAGTACCGGCTGTACGCGACGTACGGGCTGATCCTGGCCACCTTCCTCGGCACGATGGGCCTGCCGCACGTCGCGGTGCGCTTCTACACCAGCCCCAACGGGCGGGCCGCGCGCCGCACCACGCTGGTCGTGCTCGGGCTGGTCGGGGTCTTCTACCTGCTGCCGCCGGTGTACGGGGCGCTGGGCCGGATCTACGCACCCGAGCTGGCCCTCACCGGCGACGCGGACGCGGCGGTGCTGGTGCTGCCCGAGCGGATGCTGGGCGGGCCGCTCGGGGACCTGCTGGGGGCGCTGCTGGCCGGGGGCGCCTTCGCGGCCTTCCTGTCGACGGCCTCGGGGCTGACCATGGCGGTGGCCGGGGTGCTGCACCAGGACCTGCTGCCGGCCCGCGGGGTGCGCAGCTTCCGCTTCGCGGTGCTGCTGGCGATCCTGGTGCCGCTGGGCGGGAGCGTTCTGGCGCGCGACGTACCGGTGGCGGACGCGGTGGGGCTGGCCTTCGCGGTGTCGGCCTCGTCGTTCTGTCCGCTGCTGGTCCTGGGCATCTGGTGGCCCCGGCTGACGCCGCCGGGTGCGGTGGCCGGGCTGGTCACGGGCGGCGGGGCGGCGCTGAGCGCGGTACTGGCGACCCGGGGCGGCCTGGCCCCGGCGGGCTGGATGCACACGCTGCTGGCTTGGCCGGCGGCGTGGTCGGTGCCGCTGGGGTTCCTGACGATGGTGCTGGTGTCGCTGGGCACCCGGTCGAGGATCCCGGGCGGGACGGCGGCCACCCTGGCGCGGCTGCACCTGCCGGAGGACGTGGCCGGGGACCGGACGGCGGGCGCCCGGTGA
- a CDS encoding LytR/AlgR family response regulator transcription factor, whose protein sequence is MLRVLAVDDEKPLLEELLYLLRSDPRVRSAEGASDATEALRRITRALETGPDGADAIDVVFLDIHMAGLTGLDIARLLAGFARPPLIVFVTAHEGFAVQAFDLKAVDYVLKPVRPERLAEAVRRACAQLGRAGEAPAAAGQWVPAGPPAAAVPASPAPSALPAVPVPRRPAAEVTVADRTPEQIAVELGGVTRFVAIADIAYVEAQGDYARLHTDEGSHLVRIPLSTLEERWAARGFVRIHRRHLVALARIDELRLDAGTTSVRVGSAELQVSRRHARELRDLLMRQATG, encoded by the coding sequence ATGCTGCGCGTACTGGCCGTCGACGACGAGAAGCCGCTCCTGGAGGAGCTCCTCTACCTGTTGCGCTCCGATCCCCGGGTGCGCAGCGCGGAGGGGGCCTCGGACGCGACCGAGGCGCTGCGCCGGATCACCCGGGCGCTGGAGACCGGCCCGGACGGGGCCGACGCCATCGACGTGGTCTTCCTCGACATCCACATGGCCGGGCTGACCGGGCTGGACATCGCCCGGCTGCTGGCCGGGTTCGCGCGGCCGCCGCTGATCGTGTTCGTCACCGCCCACGAGGGGTTCGCCGTGCAGGCCTTCGACCTCAAGGCCGTGGACTACGTACTCAAGCCCGTACGACCGGAGCGGCTGGCCGAGGCCGTGCGGCGGGCGTGCGCGCAGCTGGGCCGGGCCGGAGAGGCTCCGGCGGCCGCCGGACAGTGGGTGCCGGCCGGTCCGCCCGCCGCCGCCGTTCCCGCCTCACCGGCCCCGTCGGCCCTGCCGGCCGTGCCGGTGCCGCGCCGCCCGGCGGCCGAGGTCACCGTCGCCGACCGCACGCCGGAGCAGATCGCCGTCGAACTGGGCGGGGTCACCCGGTTCGTGGCGATCGCCGACATCGCCTACGTCGAGGCCCAGGGCGACTACGCCCGGCTGCACACCGACGAGGGCAGCCATCTGGTCCGGATCCCGCTGTCCACGCTGGAGGAGCGGTGGGCGGCGCGCGGGTTCGTCCGGATCCACCGCCGTCATCTGGTGGCCCTGGCCCGGATCGACGAGCTGAGGCTGGACGCGGGCACCACCAGCGTCCGGGTGGGCTCGGCGGAGCTCCAGGTGAGCCGCAGGCACGCGCGGGAGCTGCGGGACCTCCTGATGCGCCAGGCGACCGGCTGA
- a CDS encoding sigma-70 family RNA polymerase sigma factor, whose product MTSTLTRRTDAHALARLHSEHGKALYGFLLGLTFGDRQRAEDLLQETLFRAWTHPEALESAHASVRPWLYTVGRRLAIDARRARQVRPAEVGPDALEHSPAADDRTEEAVTSLDLHGALLLLSPEHRAVLVQIYFRGASVCEAAQVLGVPPGTVKSRTYYALRALRAAMPGYGPGAPSGRAAA is encoded by the coding sequence GTGACCAGCACCCTCACCCGTCGCACCGACGCACACGCCCTCGCCCGGCTGCACAGCGAGCACGGCAAGGCCCTCTACGGCTTCCTCCTCGGCCTGACCTTCGGCGACCGGCAGCGCGCCGAGGACCTCCTCCAGGAGACGCTCTTCCGCGCCTGGACCCACCCCGAGGCGCTGGAGAGCGCCCACGCCTCCGTGCGGCCCTGGCTCTACACCGTCGGCCGGCGCCTGGCCATCGACGCCCGGCGGGCCCGCCAGGTACGCCCCGCCGAGGTCGGGCCGGACGCCCTGGAGCACTCGCCGGCCGCCGACGACCGCACCGAGGAGGCCGTCACCTCCCTGGACCTGCACGGAGCCCTGCTGTTGCTCAGCCCCGAGCACCGCGCCGTGCTGGTGCAGATCTACTTCCGCGGAGCCTCCGTCTGCGAGGCCGCCCAGGTGCTCGGAGTTCCCCCCGGGACCGTGAAGTCCCGTACGTACTACGCCTTACGGGCGCTGCGCGCCGCCATGCCCGGCTACGGACCCGGCGCACCCTCGGGACGGGCCGCCGCCTGA
- a CDS encoding GuaB1 family IMP dehydrogenase-related protein yields MRFLNDQKPPYDLTYDDVFMVPSRSAVGSRQGVDLSAPDGTGTTIPLVVANMTAIAGRRMAETVARRGGIVVIPQDIPIEVVTDVISWVKTRHLVLDTPITLAPTQTVADALSLLPKRAHGAGVVVDGEGRPVGVVTDHDLTGVDRFTQLSEVMSKELLLIDADIDPREAFNKLDAGHRKLAPAVDKDGKLVGILTRKGALRATLYTPATDANGRLRIAAAVGINGDFVAKAKQLLDAGVDTLVIDTAHGHQESMINAIRAVRALDPQVPIVAGNIVAAEGVRDLIEAGADIIKVGVGPGAMCTTRMMTGVGRPQFSAVLECAAEAKKFGKHVWADGGVRHPRDVAMALAAGASNVMIGSWFAGTYESPGDLQQSAEGRLYKESFGMASARAVQNRTSEESAYDRARKGLFEEGISTSRMFLDPARPGVEDLIDSIIAGVRSSCTYAGAGSLAEFEENAVVGVQSAAGYAEGKPLHASWS; encoded by the coding sequence GTGCGTTTCCTCAATGACCAGAAGCCGCCGTACGACCTGACGTACGACGATGTGTTCATGGTGCCGAGCCGCTCCGCGGTCGGTTCCCGTCAGGGCGTCGACCTTTCCGCGCCCGACGGCACCGGCACCACCATTCCCCTCGTCGTGGCGAACATGACCGCCATCGCGGGCCGCCGGATGGCCGAGACGGTCGCCCGCCGCGGCGGCATCGTCGTCATCCCGCAGGACATCCCGATCGAGGTCGTCACCGACGTCATCTCCTGGGTGAAGACCCGCCACCTCGTGCTCGACACCCCGATCACGCTGGCGCCCACCCAGACAGTCGCCGACGCGCTGTCCCTGCTGCCCAAGCGCGCCCACGGCGCCGGCGTCGTCGTCGACGGCGAGGGCCGCCCGGTCGGCGTCGTCACCGACCACGACCTCACCGGCGTGGACCGCTTCACCCAGCTCTCCGAGGTCATGTCGAAGGAGCTGCTGCTCATCGACGCCGACATCGACCCGCGCGAGGCCTTCAACAAGCTCGACGCAGGCCACCGCAAGCTGGCACCGGCCGTCGACAAGGACGGCAAGCTCGTCGGCATCCTCACCCGCAAGGGCGCGCTGCGCGCGACCTTGTACACCCCGGCCACCGACGCCAACGGCAGGCTGCGCATCGCGGCCGCCGTCGGCATCAACGGCGACTTCGTGGCCAAGGCCAAGCAGCTGCTCGACGCGGGCGTGGACACGCTCGTCATCGACACGGCGCACGGCCACCAGGAATCGATGATCAACGCGATCAGGGCCGTCCGCGCGCTGGACCCGCAGGTCCCGATCGTGGCCGGCAACATCGTCGCCGCCGAGGGCGTGCGCGACCTGATCGAGGCCGGCGCGGACATCATCAAGGTCGGTGTGGGCCCCGGCGCCATGTGCACCACCCGCATGATGACCGGCGTGGGCCGCCCGCAGTTCTCCGCGGTGCTGGAGTGCGCGGCCGAGGCCAAGAAGTTCGGCAAGCACGTGTGGGCCGACGGCGGCGTCCGTCACCCGCGCGACGTGGCGATGGCCCTGGCCGCCGGCGCGTCGAACGTCATGATCGGCTCCTGGTTCGCCGGTACGTACGAGTCCCCGGGCGACCTCCAGCAGTCCGCCGAGGGCCGCCTCTACAAGGAGTCCTTCGGCATGGCCTCCGCGCGTGCGGTGCAGAACCGTACGAGCGAGGAGTCGGCCTACGACCGGGCCCGCAAGGGTCTGTTCGAGGAGGGCATCTCCACCTCGCGCATGTTCCTCGACCCGGCCCGTCCGGGCGTCGAGGACCTGATCGACTCGATCATCGCGGGTGTCCGGTCCTCGTGCACCTACGCCGGCGCCGGATCCCTCGCGGAGTTCGAGGAGAACGCCGTGGTCGGCGTCCAGTCGGCCGCGGGCTACGCCGAGGGCAAGCCGCTGCACGCCAGCTGGAGCTAG
- a CDS encoding serine hydrolase domain-containing protein: MRRSPARALAAALLLVLASAPAAASAPVDQAPPPAAVSARYGDDCPQEGLGPELTAKLDQAIERTRKEAGVPGVIVGLCLPGRGSYIRATGVADTATGRPMQTGLLMRIASVTKTFTVTAILELVDDGLVGLDDPISKYVAGVPDGGRITLRQMAEMRSGLYPYTADPDFVQALVAGPERQFTPQELLAYAFRHPNTSGPGEKFQYSNTNTVLLGLVVEKVSGLSLADFIDKRVDGPAHLRRTLFPLAAEFPSPHAHGYTDLTPTGAKTDATDWNPSWGWAAAAMISDLDDLRRWAQVLATGTLLSPATQAERLKMLPTGIPGNDYGLGIFDNHGWIGHNGSLPGYESVSVYLPSDRATLVILINTDIHHEGSEPSTLIAKTITGIATPDNVYDIQPQD, translated from the coding sequence ATGCGACGCAGTCCCGCCCGTGCGTTGGCCGCGGCACTGCTGCTCGTCCTCGCGTCGGCTCCGGCCGCCGCCTCGGCCCCGGTTGACCAGGCTCCGCCGCCCGCGGCGGTCTCCGCCCGGTACGGGGACGACTGCCCGCAGGAGGGTCTCGGCCCCGAGCTGACCGCCAAGCTGGACCAGGCCATCGAGCGCACCCGGAAAGAGGCCGGCGTACCCGGAGTGATCGTCGGGCTGTGCCTGCCCGGTCGGGGCAGCTACATCCGTGCCACCGGCGTCGCCGACACCGCCACGGGCCGGCCGATGCAGACCGGCCTGCTCATGCGCATCGCCAGCGTGACCAAGACGTTCACGGTCACCGCAATACTCGAACTGGTCGACGACGGCCTCGTCGGACTCGACGACCCGATCTCCAAGTACGTCGCCGGCGTCCCCGACGGCGGCCGTATCACCCTGCGGCAGATGGCCGAGATGCGCAGTGGCCTGTACCCGTACACCGCCGACCCCGACTTCGTGCAGGCGCTGGTCGCCGGCCCCGAGCGCCAGTTCACACCGCAGGAACTGCTCGCCTACGCCTTCCGGCACCCCAACACCTCCGGGCCCGGGGAGAAGTTCCAGTACTCCAACACCAACACCGTCCTGCTCGGCCTGGTGGTGGAGAAGGTGAGCGGGCTCAGCCTGGCCGACTTCATCGACAAGCGGGTCGACGGCCCCGCGCACCTGCGCCGCACGCTGTTCCCGCTCGCGGCCGAGTTCCCGTCCCCTCACGCACACGGCTACACCGATCTGACCCCGACCGGCGCGAAAACCGACGCCACGGACTGGAATCCGAGCTGGGGGTGGGCGGCCGCCGCGATGATCTCCGACCTGGACGACCTCCGGCGCTGGGCTCAGGTCCTCGCCACCGGCACGCTCCTGTCCCCCGCCACCCAGGCGGAGCGGCTGAAGATGCTCCCCACCGGCATTCCCGGCAACGACTACGGGCTCGGCATCTTCGACAACCACGGATGGATCGGGCACAACGGCTCGCTGCCCGGATACGAGAGCGTGAGCGTCTACCTCCCCTCCGATCGGGCGACCCTGGTCATCCTGATCAACACCGACATCCACCACGAGGGCAGCGAGCCGAGCACGCTCATCGCCAAGACGATCACCGGCATCGCGACCCCGGACAACGTGTACGACATCCAGCCCCAGGACTGA
- a CDS encoding SCO0930 family lipoprotein, producing MGIKRGTTLAAVAVVVTLTATACDGGYESKAGDAKPAGAAAAAPASGAGGYGSDYGAGDAAGAGDAAGAGTKAAGQLAIAQNEELGSVLADSAGFTLYRFDKDTAKPPKSNCEGDCAKTWPVVAAGDATAAAGMDASVLGEVVRSDGSKQLTVGGWPVYRYSKDTKAGETNGQGVGGTWFALAPDGKKAAKQATAAPAAPAGAGEASGALTVAKDPKLGEHIVDGNGMTVYRFKKDTAWPMASNCTGDCVAKWPVVPPVDKANAKGIVEKGYSVLDRPDGKKQQAIDCWPVYTFSGDKKAGDINGQGVGGTWYAVSPDGKLITTS from the coding sequence ATGGGCATCAAGCGCGGAACCACCCTGGCCGCCGTGGCAGTCGTCGTCACCCTCACGGCGACAGCCTGCGACGGCGGGTACGAGTCCAAGGCCGGCGACGCGAAGCCGGCCGGGGCCGCGGCCGCGGCCCCGGCCTCCGGAGCCGGCGGCTACGGCTCCGACTACGGCGCGGGGGACGCCGCCGGAGCGGGAGATGCCGCCGGAGCGGGCACCAAGGCCGCCGGGCAGCTGGCGATCGCCCAGAACGAGGAGCTCGGCTCCGTCCTCGCCGACAGCGCCGGATTCACCCTCTACCGCTTCGACAAGGACACCGCCAAGCCGCCGAAGTCCAACTGCGAAGGGGACTGCGCGAAGACCTGGCCGGTGGTCGCGGCCGGCGACGCCACCGCCGCCGCGGGCATGGACGCGTCGGTGCTCGGCGAGGTGGTTCGCAGCGACGGCAGCAAGCAGCTGACCGTGGGGGGCTGGCCGGTGTACCGCTACAGCAAGGACACCAAGGCGGGCGAGACCAACGGGCAGGGCGTCGGCGGGACCTGGTTCGCGCTTGCGCCCGACGGGAAGAAGGCCGCGAAGCAGGCGACTGCCGCACCGGCTGCCCCGGCAGGTGCGGGCGAGGCCTCGGGCGCCCTGACCGTGGCCAAGGACCCCAAGCTCGGCGAGCACATCGTCGACGGCAACGGGATGACCGTCTACCGGTTCAAGAAGGACACCGCCTGGCCGATGGCCTCCAACTGCACCGGTGACTGCGTGGCCAAGTGGCCGGTGGTGCCCCCGGTGGACAAGGCCAACGCCAAGGGCATCGTGGAGAAGGGCTACTCCGTGCTGGACCGCCCCGACGGCAAGAAGCAGCAGGCGATCGACTGCTGGCCCGTCTACACCTTCTCCGGCGACAAGAAGGCCGGCGACATCAACGGGCAGGGCGTCGGCGGCACCTGGTACGCGGTCTCCCCCGACGGCAAGCTGATCACCACCTCCTGA